A genome region from Rhinopithecus roxellana isolate Shanxi Qingling chromosome 10, ASM756505v1, whole genome shotgun sequence includes the following:
- the LOC104660364 gene encoding cytochrome c oxidase subunit 6A1, mitochondrial, giving the protein MAAVGVSRVSRLLGRSGPQLGRPMSSGAHGEEGSARMWKTLTFFVALPGVAVSMLNVYLKSHHGEHERPEFIAYPHLRIRTKPFPWGDGNHSLFHNPHVNPLPTGYEDE; this is encoded by the coding sequence ATGGCGGCAGTTGGTGTGTCCCGAGTTTCTCGGCTGCTGGGTCGGTCCGGCCCACAGCTGGGGCGGCCTATGTCGAGTGGCGCCCATGGCGAAGAGGGCTCAGCTCGCATGTGGAAGACCCTCACCTTCTTCGTCGCGCTCCCCGGGGTGGCAGTCAGCATGCTGAATGTGTACCTGAAGTCGCACCACGGAGAGCACGAGAGACCCGAGTTCATCGCCTACCCCCATCTCCGCATCAGGACCAAGCCGTTTCCCTGGGGAGATGGTAACCATAGTCTATTCCATAACCCTCATGTGAATCCACTTCCAACTGGCTATGAAGATGAATAA